A single Streptomyces sp. 2114.4 DNA region contains:
- a CDS encoding cold-shock protein translates to MATGTVKWFNAEKGFGFIEQEGGGADVFAHYSNIAAQGFRELQEGQKVNFDVTQGQKGPQAENIVPA, encoded by the coding sequence ATGGCTACTGGCACCGTGAAGTGGTTCAACGCGGAAAAGGGTTTCGGCTTCATCGAGCAGGAGGGTGGCGGCGCTGACGTCTTCGCCCACTACTCGAACATCGCCGCCCAGGGCTTCCGCGAGCTGCAGGAAGGCCAGAAGGTGAACTTCGACGTCACGCAGGGCCAGAAGGGCCCGCAGGCCGAGAACATCGTTCCCGCCTGA